The genome window ATTCCCTGTAATCTCCGCCTGACCCATAATAATGTGTCTCCACAATTCTCGCCGGCGTATTCTCCACCGCATCTGCATAATATTCAGGAAAGACCACTTTTGCAAGAATTCCTGCACATTCTGCTGCATTTCTCATATATCCTTCTTTTGCCGCCGAATCCTTCCCCATTATATTGTTTTCTCTGATACTTTGACACCCAAAATGTAGGGTCGCCGTGATTCTATAACGGATTTCCGTCAAAATCTCCTTCAAACAGGATTTTTCACCATCATAAAAGTCAATCGCCACCCTGGACAGACGACAGCCCGTAAACACCCCGCTTCCCATTCGTGTCACCCGGTCCGTCACATGAAATACCTGCAAATTCATGCAGCCATAAAATGCATAATTTCCAATCATCTGCACCGTCTCAGGCAAATGAATCTCCCGCACATTTCCCCCACACCTTAGGCATGCTGTCCGTCCAAAGATTGTCTCTTCTTCCCCGGCCTCCCACAAGCTCACATCCTCGTCTTCCTTATCTTTATGCGAAGAAAAGGCATAAGGCGCGATGGCGGTAAGGCCCACTCCTTCCACCTTCTTTGGCACAACAACCACATCTTCGTCTCCCCAGAGGCGAACCAGCTCCGCGCCCCCATTTATTTTACGATACGCAATACGAATTCCCACTAAAATAACTCCTTTTCATAAACTTGAAGACAGGTACATCTCCCTTCTCATGATACCTTAGTAAGCATGTCATGGATATAAGCCATCAAGCCATCTTCTGAATTAATGCCATATTTCTGGTTCACCGCAATATAATACTTCCTGATCCGTTCCTTTGGCAAAATTTCACTCGAAGGGATGCCAGCCCCATACCCTTTTCTGGCTTCCTTCCACGGGTCTTCATTATGTGTAATCTTCTCCAGAACCTTTCCACCATACATACCAAAAGTATTCACGACAAGATCGATTGCCCTCTTTTCATCATCAGTCAATGCATCTGCAGTTCCCCTCAGTAATGCAAAACGCGCATCATCAATCGGATTATATTTGAAATCCCGGAAAAGGTCATAGACTTCCGCATAAACTGGACCGTGAATCCATGCCCTGCAATCCTCTGAAAAAATAGGTCTTTCATACATCGCAGAGTAAACGCCCTGAATGAAGTAAAGCAACTTCTGCAGCATCAGCGGTGTAACCTCTTCCAACTTTTCAAATACATACGCAATCACCCGAAGCATTTTTTCTGACACAGAGAACAGTCCCTCTATGCTGTCTGCTGCCGCCATCGCCTTTCTGTATGCCGCATCCGTCAGCTTCCCACGGTTCTCCATAAGCCTCTTCTTCATATATACAGGAGATGTCAGTGCTGCTCTTACAACATCTGAATACTCCTTGGAAGGCACCTGACCCTCCAGATACCTCGGTATCGTAACCTCCCCAAATCCAAGCGCTAAGGACAGTGGGGCTTTGCCAATCTTATATATTTTCATAAGTTTTTCGATATCCTCAATTGAAACAAGTCCCTCCGCTGTCCTGTACTGTTCATCAATTTCCTGAACATTTTTATCAATTAATCCGGGAATACTCATTTCCTCACCACATTCTGAACATACTGCCACTATAATTCCAAACGTGTACTCTTTATCTCTTATGGTTTTTACGATGTCCCGCTTCTGCAAAAAGTATTCTGTTTCCTTTCTGCATTCTATGCAGAAATCCTTTCTTCCCTTCTCTGTCATAATTGTTACCTCCACTTAGTCTTCTAATTATTTGAAATAATATGTAAATGGATACTTCTGCTCATGAAATGAAATCACTATCACAAAACTGTTTCCCAACTTGTTGAACTTAATATACAAAGAAACTGTTTTCTCTTCCGTCCCATTCCTCTCCAAAAGGGTACATCCTTACCAAATACATACAGTTTTTCATGCTCATATCCTTTATGTTCATTCTGTAGGATTTCCGAAAAATCCATTGTAGTAAGACTCAATATAATTTCCTTTGCTTTTGCCTCATCGATCACATAATCCAAAAAAAGATTAATATTATCTTGCCTCCTGCCATTTCGCTCAAGCCGATATCTATCATTTTCAACAGCTTCTTTCACTTCTGAAAGATACTGTTCTATATCTTCCTTTTTTATTTTCAATACTTTTATCCTCCGCAGGCATAATGATATGTTTTTTTATTTTTCCTATCATAAGAATAGCCCTATAATTAGATTTTGTCAATATCCAACCATTATAAGACAGCCTCCAGTCACCTAGAAAAAAGGGACCTCAATCCATCAAGGAGCGTACTTCTCCCCAGATTAAAGTCCCATTTGTCTAAAATGGATCTTGCTCAGGAAGCCTTCAAAACGGAGCTTCTCTGAACTTGTCCTTTATATTGTACCCATCAATGATATACTAGCGCTTCTTCTCTTTCTTATATTTCTCCTCCAGCTTCGCATTCAGCCGGTTAAAGACAAGTCCCGTCACCATCGCGCCGATCAGGAAAAACGCAAGGCCCCACTGGACTCGCCAAATCAAAAGCGGCG of Roseburia hominis contains these proteins:
- a CDS encoding leucine-rich repeat protein — encoded protein: MGIRIAYRKINGGAELVRLWGDEDVVVVPKKVEGVGLTAIAPYAFSSHKDKEDEDVSLWEAGEEETIFGRTACLRCGGNVREIHLPETVQMIGNYAFYGCMNLQVFHVTDRVTRMGSGVFTGCRLSRVAIDFYDGEKSCLKEILTEIRYRITATLHFGCQSIRENNIMGKDSAAKEGYMRNAAECAGILAKVVFPEYYADAVENTPARIVETHYYGSGGDYRECFYRRELDFLKYDSMFALSAARDHGEVTALLALGRLLYPYRLSEKARARYEAYVKAHMGDITEYCLEYLREGGQLPVAEPLKVIDFCCREHYYTEETLAEAIEKTAKERQMEMLSVLMDERYRQFPKKKKKFEL
- a CDS encoding type II toxin-antitoxin system antitoxin SocA domain-containing protein — translated: MTEKGRKDFCIECRKETEYFLQKRDIVKTIRDKEYTFGIIVAVCSECGEEMSIPGLIDKNVQEIDEQYRTAEGLVSIEDIEKLMKIYKIGKAPLSLALGFGEVTIPRYLEGQVPSKEYSDVVRAALTSPVYMKKRLMENRGKLTDAAYRKAMAAADSIEGLFSVSEKMLRVIAYVFEKLEEVTPLMLQKLLYFIQGVYSAMYERPIFSEDCRAWIHGPVYAEVYDLFRDFKYNPIDDARFALLRGTADALTDDEKRAIDLVVNTFGMYGGKVLEKITHNEDPWKEARKGYGAGIPSSEILPKERIRKYYIAVNQKYGINSEDGLMAYIHDMLTKVS